From a single Pelmatolapia mariae isolate MD_Pm_ZW linkage group LG20, Pm_UMD_F_2, whole genome shotgun sequence genomic region:
- the ddx23 gene encoding probable ATP-dependent RNA helicase DDX23 produces MAADSTDKKDADSSGTKDRERKRSRSRDRDRKVSPSRKRHRSRERNRSKSPERDRRMKDKDRDKDRDRDKDRDRSRKDRDSHRRDKDRSRRSRSASPRSKDAKIKKEKDIKGEDEEDEKKKKEKVQPLSLEELLAKKKAEEEAEAKPKFLSKAEREAEALKRREQETEERRRMIEEERKKRRTFQDIGRKMLEDPQERERRERRERMERENNGNEDDDERQKLREEKDKGKELQAIKERYLGGIKKRRRTRHLNDRKFVFEWDASEDTSVDYNPIYKEKHQVQLYGRGFIAGIDLKQQKREQSRFYGDLMEKRRTLEEKEQEETRLKKMRKKEAKQRWDDRHWSQKKLDEMTDRDWRIFREDYSITTKGGKIPNPIRNWKEYPLPAHILEVIDKCGYKDPTPIQRQAIPIGLQNRDIIGVAETGSGKTAAFLIPLLVWITTLPKIDRIEDSDQGPYAVILAPTRELAQQIEEETIKFGKPLGIRTVAVIGGISREDQGFRLRMGCEIVIATPGRLIDVLENRYLVLSRCTYVVLDEADRMIDMGFEPDVQKILEYIPVTNQKPDTEEAEDPEKMTMNFESGKHKYRQTVMFTATMPPAVERLARSYLRRPAVVYIGSAGKPHERVEQKVLLMSEGEKRKKLLEVLSHGFEPPIIIFVNQKKGCDVLAKSLEKMGYNACTLHGGKGQEQREFALSNLKAGAKDILVATDVAGRGIDIQDVSMVINYDMAKNIEDYIHRIGRTGRAGKSGVAMTFLTKEDSAVFYDLKQAILESPVSTCPPELANHPDAQHKPGTILTKKRREETIFA; encoded by the exons ATGGcagctgactccacagacaagaaGGATGCGGACTCTTCGGGGACCAAAGACCGAGAGAGGAAACGCAGCCGTTCGCGAGACAGAGATCGTAAAGTCTCACCTTCACGCAAGCGCCATCGTTCCCGTGAACGAAACCGCTCTAAATCTCCCGAAAG AGATCGACGCATGAAAGACAAGGACAGAGACAAGGACCGAGACAGAGATAAGGACAGAGACAGGAGCCGTAAGGACAGAGACAGCCATCGGCGCGATAAAGATCGCAGCAGGAGATCCAG AAGCGCTTCTCCAAGATCAAAGGATGCCAAGATAAAGAAAGAGAAGGATATAAAAGGAGAAGATGAAGaggatgaaaaaaagaagaaggaaaag GTCCAGCCGCTCTCTTTGGAGGAGCTTCTGGCCAAGAAGAAGGCAGAGGAGGAAGCTGAGGCAAAG cccAAGTTCCTGTCAAAAGCAGAGCGAGAAGCCGAAGCTTTGAAGCGCAGAGAGCAAGAGACTGAAGAGAGAAGGAGGATGATTgaagaggagagaaagaagagaaggaCGTTTCAGGACATAGGGAGAAAAATGCTGG AGGACCCTCAGGAAAGGGAGAGACGGGAGCGTAGGGAGCGAATGGAACGAGAGAACAACGGcaatgaagatgatgatgagcgacagaagctcagagaggagAAAGATAAAGGCAAAGAACTCCAGGCTATCAAG GAGCGTTATCTTGGTGGGATCAAAAAACGGCGACGGACTCGCCACCTGAACGACAGGAAATTTGTGTTTGAATGGGATGCTTCTGAAGACACTTCGGTCGACTACAACCCGAT TTACAAAGAGAAGCATCAGGTGCAGCTCTACGGACGAGGCTTCATCGCCGGCATCGACttaaagcagcagaaaaggGAGCAGTCGCGTTTCTATGGTGACCTGATGGAGAAAAGGCGCACGCTGGAAGAGAAGGAGCAGGAGGA GACAAGACTGAAGAAGATGCGTAAGAAGGAGGCCAAGCAGCGCTGGGATGACAGACACTGGTCTCAAAAGAAGCTGGACGAGATGACAGACAGAGACTGGCGAATCTTCAGAGAGGATTACAGCATCACCACCAAGGGAGGAAAAATCCCAAATCCCATCAGGAACTGGAAGGAGTACCCGCTGCCTGCACACATTCTGGAGGTCATCGACAAATGCGGCTATAAG gACCCGACACCGATTCAGAGGCAGGCCATTCCCATTGGTTTACAGAACCGTGACATTATTGGTGTGGCTGAGACCGGTAGCGGTAAAACTGCTGCTTTCCTGATTCCACTGCTGGTCTGGATCACCACCCTGCCAAAAATAGACAG GATCGAAGACTCAGACCAGGGTCCTTACGCTGTGATCTTAGCTCCGACTCGTGAGTTGGCGCAGCAGATCGAGGAAGAAACCATAAAGTTTGGTAAACCGCTCGGCATCCGAACAGTGGCTGTGATCGGAGGAATCTCCAGAGAGGACCAAGGCTTCCGACTCAGGATGGGTTGTGAG ATTGTTATTGCCACGCCCGGCCGTCTGATTGACGTGTTGGAGAACCGCTACCTGGTACTGAGCCGCTGCACCTACGTGGTCCTCGATGAGGCCGATCGTATGATTGACATGGGCTTCGAGCCCGACGTCCAAAAGATTCTGGAGTACATCCCGGTGACCAATCAGAAGCCAGACACCGAAGAGGCGGAGGACCCTGAGAAAATGACGATGAACTTTGAATCTGGGAAACATAAATACAGACAA ACGGTCATGTTCACAGCTACCATGCCTCCCGCTGTGGAGAGACTGGCCAGGAGCTACCTGAGACGTCCTGCTGTGGTGTACATCGGGTCTGCTGGAAAGCCTCACGAGAGAGTCGAACAGAAGGTTCTGCTTATGTCGGAGGGAGAGAAGAG GAAGAAGCTGCTGGAGGTTTTGTCGCACGGCTTCGAGCCTCCGATTATCATCTTTGTCAACCAGAAGAAGGGTTGCGACGTGCTGGCCAAGTCTCTGGAGAAGATGGGG TACAATGCTTGCACGCTGCATGGTGGCAAAGGCCAGGAGCAGAGAGAGTTTGCGCTTTCCAATCTCAAGGCGGGAGCCAAAGATATCCTGGTGGCCACAGACGTTGCTGGGCGAGGTATCGATATCCAGGACGTCTCCATGGTCATTAACTACGACATGGCAAAGAACATCGAAG ACTACATCCATCGTATCGGTCGTACGGGTCGTGCTGGTAAGAGTGGTGTAGCCATGACTTTCCTCACTAAAGAGGACTCGGCGGTGTTTTACGACCTGAAGCAGGCCATCCTCGAGAGTCCCGTCTCCACCTGCCCTCCAGAGCTGGCTAACCATCCAGATGCTCAGCATAAACCTGGAACCATCCTGACCAAGAAGAGACGCGAGGAGACCATTTTTGCCTAA